One genomic window of Cannabis sativa cultivar Pink pepper isolate KNU-18-1 chromosome 2, ASM2916894v1, whole genome shotgun sequence includes the following:
- the LOC133034456 gene encoding uncharacterized protein LOC133034456 yields MAENLENINTPHEETNHHSRKEPMGSRRSTNLQYRRTTRSRRAQPEGGPSAQTTSAQRTQPDVGPSMQTMCSRRTQRGNRQNPRARNEELNRGGSQSLGERTYEMESHRLRRHLKEAQHRNIELEREAASAWATQGMNAQNQPEPGVRRPRGRPRGSRTRRQEKAWEEQLGENETPPENQDEQPERRQPETDEREIPPENEEYLGTQPGEQRSPARNHQRSSQTHRVRTRTYPDEGNMTNRSQEERTEREEASVTSRQFRTHSR; encoded by the coding sequence ATGGCTGAAAATCTAGAGAATATTAACACCCCACATGAGGAAACTAACCATCATTCTAGAAAAGAGCCCATGGGCTCTAGAAGATCTACCAATCTGCAGTACAGAAGGACCACCCGTTCCAGGAGGGCTCAACCTGAGGGTGGCCCCAGTGCTCAGACCACAAGTGCCCAGAGAACTCAACCCGACGTTGGTCCTAGTATGCAGACAATGTGCTCGAGGAGAACTCAGCGTGGGAATAGACAAAACCCCAGGGCGAGGAATGAAGAGCTCAATCGTGGAGGTTCCCAATCTTTGGGAGAAAGAACTTATGAAATGGAAAGCCACCGCTTGAGACGCCATCTAAAAGAAGCGCAGCATCGAAACATTGAGTTAGAACGTGAGGCAGCTTCGGCCTGGGCAACGCAGGGGATGAACGCTCAAAATCAACCTGAACCTGGAGTGAGAAGACCACGAGGTAGACCTCGTGGCTCACGAACTAGGAGACAGGAAAAGGCCTGGGAAGAACAACTCGGGGAAAATGAGACACCCCCTGAGAATCAGGATGAACAGCCAGAAAGGAGACAACCGGAAACTGATGAACGAGAAATCCCTCCTGAAAATGAGGAGTATCTTGGGACTCAACCGGGAGAACAGAGATCACCTGCTAGAAATCACCAACGTTCTTCCCAAACCCATAGAGTAAGGACTCGTACGTACCCTGATGAGGGAAATATGACAAACCGCTCTCAGGAGGAAAGAACAGAGCGTGAAGAAGCAAGTGTGACTTCGAGGCAATTCAGAACCCATAGCCGATAA